CTATAATAGCCGGCTTGTTGATTATGCCTGACTAATATCCAGGTGGTTGCTGAAATCAGGAAAGCTAGCCAAAGGAAATTTTTCTTTGTTTTCATACGCTCTTCTTGTGGATGAGAAAACTCATTTTATTGGAGAAATAAATGTTCAATTAATATCTTTAGTCCGATGAGGACCAGAATGATGCCTCCCCATAACTCTGCTTTCAGTTTTCGGGCGATGCCACAGCCGCATTGGATACCAAAGAGCAGACCGATGAGTGACATGACGAAGGAAACAAGTCCGATGATAAGGATAGGGGACAGGATTGCATGATAACTTTGCACACCTAAAAAGGCAAACGAAATACCGATTGCCAGTGCGTCGATACTCGTTGCAACGGCCATCGTGAATACTACTTTCAGGCTGGTCGGGTTGAATAGCTGGCAGCACTCTTCTTCTTTGAAAGATTCCCAAATCATTCTGCCGCCAAGAAAGGCAAGAATGGCAAAAGCAATCCAATGGTCTATGCTTTCTATGAAATGGCTGAAGCTTTTGGCGAACATCCATCCGATAAAAGGCATGATTGCTTGAAAAAGTCCGAATGTAAAAGCCATGATTAGCATGGGTTTCCATCGGGTACGCTTCAAAATGATACCGCTTGCAATGGAGACAGCGAAACAATC
The Bacteroides caecimuris DNA segment above includes these coding regions:
- a CDS encoding manganese efflux pump MntP family protein, whose product is MTGLEIWLLAIGLAMDCFAVSIASGIILKRTRWKPMLIMAFTFGLFQAIMPFIGWMFAKSFSHFIESIDHWIAFAILAFLGGRMIWESFKEEECCQLFNPTSLKVVFTMAVATSIDALAIGISFAFLGVQSYHAILSPILIIGLVSFVMSLIGLLFGIQCGCGIARKLKAELWGGIILVLIGLKILIEHLFLQ